From one Rubrobacter xylanophilus genomic stretch:
- a CDS encoding VIT family protein, which yields MTALLERLGFGGRELTASGHSKDFVLRVVQPGLIGLMDGSVSTLAPLFATAFATRDAWVTFLVGLAAAVGAAISMGFSEGLSDDGSLTGRGHPFLRGVITGGATFVGGILHTLPFLIPHVGLAIYVAFAVVGVELLAIAFIRYRYFSMSFWMSVVQVIIGGSLVFAAGVLIGSA from the coding sequence TTGACGGCGCTTTTGGAGAGGCTTGGGTTCGGTGGCAGGGAGCTCACGGCGTCGGGGCACAGCAAGGATTTCGTTTTGCGGGTGGTTCAGCCGGGTTTGATCGGGCTGATGGACGGTTCGGTCTCGACGCTGGCGCCGCTGTTCGCCACGGCGTTCGCCACGCGGGATGCCTGGGTCACCTTTCTGGTGGGGCTTGCGGCGGCGGTGGGGGCTGCCATCAGCATGGGATTCTCGGAGGGTCTCTCCGACGACGGTTCGCTCACCGGGCGCGGCCATCCCTTTCTGCGGGGGGTCATCACCGGGGGTGCCACCTTCGTCGGCGGGATCCTGCACACCCTGCCCTTCCTCATCCCCCACGTCGGCCTCGCCATATACGTGGCCTTCGCGGTGGTGGGGGTTGAGCTGCTGGCCATCGCCTTCATCCGGTACCGCTACTTCAGCATGAGCTTCTGGATGAGCGTGGTGCAGGTGATCATCGGCGGCTCGCTGGTGTTCGCCGCCGGGGTTCTCATCGGGAGCGCGTAG
- a CDS encoding bifunctional acetate--CoA ligase family protein/GNAT family N-acetyltransferase yields MKRLKNTDPAHDVLGYERRPLDAIFAPETVAVIGATERPGSVGRTVMWNLISNPFGGTVFPVNPRRANVLGIKAYPSIAEVPERVDLAVIVSPAPTVPGVVRECVEAGVRGAIIISAGFRETGPEGEELERRVLEEARRGRMRIIGPNCLGVMNPGTGLNATFAAGMARPGSVAFLSQSGALMTAILDMSFQENVGFSAFVSVGSMLDVGWGDLIYYLGGDPKTRSIVVYMESVDDARSFLSAAREVALTKPIIVIKAGRTEQAARAAASHTGSLTGSDEVIDAAFRRSGVLRVERISDLFNMAEVLSKQPRPKGPRLTVVTNAGGPGVLATDALIRSGGSLANLSEETRQALDGLLPAAWSRGNPIDVLGDADPERYARTLEVAARDPESDGMLVVLTPQDMTEPTATAEALTPYAKGTGKPVLASWMGGQEVAAGVSILNGAGIPTFDYPDTAARTFTSMWRYTYNLRSIYETPELAADDETIDREAAAGIIREAREAGRTLLTEYESKRLLAAYGIPTVETRVAQSPDEAASHAADLGYPVVLKLHSETITHKTDVGGVRLGLRSEEEVRRAYREMEASIGEGFDGATVQPMVSLDGYELIVGSSPDPQFGPVVLFGSGGQLVEVYRDRALALPPLTTTLARRTMERTRIYEALKGVRGRDPVDLRALEKLLVRFSHLVAEQPWIREMDVNPLLASPQRLLALDARVVLYPPDTPEKELPRTAIRPYPNQYVWREELRDGTRITIRPIRPEDEPLMVKFHESLSPESVYMRYFHMMNLPQRTAHERLTRICFIDYAREMALVAERRDPATGEREIMGVARLSRPAGLSEEAEFSMLISDRYQRRGLGTLMLGRLLEVGRAEGIQRVTADILFENRPMQKICRKLGFTLHRDTEDMVMKAELELLKPAA; encoded by the coding sequence ATGAAGAGGCTCAAGAACACGGACCCGGCCCACGACGTTCTCGGCTACGAGCGCCGGCCGCTCGACGCCATCTTCGCCCCCGAGACCGTCGCCGTCATCGGGGCCACCGAGCGGCCCGGGAGCGTGGGGAGGACGGTGATGTGGAACCTCATCTCCAACCCCTTCGGGGGGACCGTCTTCCCGGTCAACCCCAGGCGGGCCAACGTGCTCGGGATAAAAGCCTACCCCAGCATCGCCGAGGTGCCGGAGAGGGTGGACCTGGCGGTCATCGTCTCCCCCGCCCCCACCGTCCCCGGCGTGGTGCGCGAGTGCGTGGAGGCGGGGGTGCGGGGTGCGATCATCATCTCCGCCGGCTTCCGGGAGACCGGGCCGGAGGGTGAGGAGCTGGAGCGGCGGGTGCTGGAAGAGGCCCGGAGGGGCCGGATGCGGATCATCGGCCCCAACTGCCTCGGGGTCATGAACCCGGGCACCGGCCTCAACGCCACCTTCGCCGCCGGGATGGCCCGTCCGGGCAGCGTAGCCTTCCTAAGCCAGAGCGGGGCGCTAATGACCGCCATCCTGGACATGAGCTTCCAGGAGAACGTGGGCTTCTCGGCCTTCGTGAGCGTCGGTTCCATGCTCGACGTGGGGTGGGGCGACCTCATCTACTACCTCGGCGGCGACCCCAAGACCAGGAGCATCGTGGTGTACATGGAGTCGGTGGACGACGCCCGGTCCTTCCTCTCGGCGGCCCGCGAGGTGGCGCTCACCAAGCCCATCATCGTCATAAAGGCCGGGAGGACCGAGCAGGCCGCCCGGGCCGCCGCCTCCCACACCGGCTCGCTCACCGGCTCCGACGAGGTAATAGACGCCGCCTTCCGGCGCAGCGGGGTGCTCCGGGTGGAGAGGATCTCCGACCTCTTCAACATGGCCGAGGTGCTCTCCAAGCAGCCCCGGCCGAAGGGACCGCGCCTGACGGTCGTCACCAACGCCGGCGGCCCCGGCGTGCTGGCGACCGACGCCCTTATCCGGAGCGGCGGGAGCCTGGCGAACCTCTCGGAGGAGACCCGCCAGGCCCTCGACGGACTGCTTCCCGCCGCCTGGAGCCGCGGCAACCCCATAGACGTCCTCGGCGACGCCGATCCCGAGCGCTACGCCAGAACCCTGGAGGTGGCCGCCAGAGACCCGGAGAGCGACGGGATGCTGGTCGTCCTCACCCCCCAGGACATGACCGAGCCCACCGCGACCGCCGAGGCGCTCACCCCCTACGCGAAGGGCACCGGCAAGCCGGTGCTCGCGAGCTGGATGGGAGGCCAGGAGGTCGCCGCAGGGGTCTCGATCCTGAATGGGGCCGGCATCCCCACCTTCGACTACCCGGACACCGCGGCGCGGACGTTCACCAGCATGTGGCGCTACACCTACAACCTGCGCAGCATCTACGAGACCCCGGAGCTCGCCGCCGACGACGAGACAATAGACCGGGAGGCGGCCGCCGGGATAATCCGGGAGGCCCGCGAGGCGGGGCGCACGCTGCTCACCGAGTACGAGTCCAAGCGGCTGCTCGCCGCCTACGGCATCCCCACGGTGGAGACCCGGGTGGCCCAAAGCCCGGATGAGGCCGCCTCGCACGCCGCCGACCTCGGCTACCCGGTGGTCCTCAAGCTCCACTCGGAGACGATCACCCACAAGACCGACGTGGGTGGGGTGCGCCTGGGCCTCCGCAGCGAGGAGGAGGTGCGCCGGGCCTACCGGGAGATGGAGGCGTCCATCGGCGAGGGTTTCGACGGCGCCACGGTGCAGCCTATGGTCAGCCTCGACGGGTACGAGCTGATCGTCGGCAGCAGCCCGGACCCTCAGTTCGGTCCCGTGGTGCTCTTCGGCTCCGGCGGCCAGCTGGTGGAGGTCTACCGGGACCGGGCGCTGGCGCTGCCGCCGCTCACGACGACCCTGGCCCGGCGCACCATGGAGCGTACCCGGATCTACGAGGCCCTCAAAGGGGTGCGCGGCAGGGACCCGGTGGACCTCCGCGCCCTGGAGAAGCTCCTGGTGCGCTTCTCGCACCTGGTCGCGGAGCAGCCCTGGATCCGGGAGATGGACGTGAACCCGCTGCTGGCCTCCCCGCAGCGGCTCCTGGCCCTGGACGCCCGGGTGGTGCTGTACCCCCCCGACACCCCGGAGAAGGAGCTCCCGCGCACCGCCATCCGGCCCTACCCGAACCAGTACGTCTGGCGCGAGGAGCTGCGGGACGGAACCAGGATCACCATCCGCCCCATCCGCCCGGAGGACGAGCCGCTGATGGTGAAGTTCCACGAGTCGCTCTCCCCCGAGAGCGTGTACATGCGCTACTTCCACATGATGAACCTGCCCCAGCGCACCGCCCACGAGCGCCTCACCCGCATCTGCTTCATAGACTACGCCCGCGAGATGGCGCTGGTGGCCGAGCGTCGCGACCCGGCCACCGGGGAACGCGAGATCATGGGGGTCGCCCGCCTGAGCCGCCCGGCAGGCCTCTCCGAGGAGGCGGAGTTCTCGATGCTGATCAGCGACAGGTACCAGCGCCGGGGGCTGGGCACCCTGATGCTCGGCCGGCTGCTGGAGGTCGGCCGGGCCGAAGGGATCCAGCGCGTCACCGCGGACATCCTGTTCGAGAACCGCCCCATGCAGAAGATCTGCCGCAAGCTGGGCTTCACCCTCCACCGCGATACCGAAGACATGGTGATGAAGGCGGAGCTGGAGCTCCTGAAGCCCGCGGCATAG
- the lipB gene encoding lipoyl(octanoyl) transferase LipB has translation MELEERRASLDIRRLPGLTPYAEAWELQRELVRKRRADEIPDTLLLLEHPPVYTVGRAARDASNLGMGEEYLRSLGAEVFWSDRGGDATFHGPGQLVAYPILRLRVRDTHGYLRDLEEVVIRVLADYGLEGRRHPRYTGVWVGERKICAIGVKFSSGWIASHGFALNVSTDLSWFDRITPCGIREYGVTSLEQELGHEVPLAGVEERVRERFPEVLFRPPTRSR, from the coding sequence TTGGAGCTGGAAGAGCGGCGGGCGTCCCTGGATATCCGGCGCCTGCCGGGCCTCACCCCCTATGCCGAAGCCTGGGAGCTGCAGCGGGAGCTGGTGCGCAAGAGGCGTGCCGATGAGATCCCGGACACCCTCCTGCTCCTGGAGCATCCCCCGGTCTACACGGTGGGACGGGCGGCGCGGGATGCCTCGAACCTTGGGATGGGGGAGGAGTATTTGCGCTCGCTGGGGGCCGAGGTGTTCTGGAGCGACCGCGGGGGGGACGCGACCTTCCACGGTCCGGGACAGCTGGTCGCCTACCCGATCCTGAGGCTGCGGGTCCGCGACACCCACGGCTACCTCAGGGACCTGGAGGAGGTGGTGATCCGGGTGCTCGCCGACTACGGGCTCGAGGGCCGGCGGCACCCGCGCTACACCGGGGTGTGGGTGGGGGAGAGGAAGATCTGCGCGATCGGGGTGAAGTTCTCCTCGGGGTGGATCGCCTCCCACGGTTTCGCCCTGAACGTCTCCACAGACCTCTCCTGGTTCGACCGTATAACCCCCTGCGGCATCCGGGAGTACGGGGTGACGAGCCTGGAACAGGAGCTGGGACACGAGGTGCCTCTAGCCGGGGTGGAGGAGCGAGTGAGGGAGCGCTTCCCGGAGGTCCTCTTCCGGCCTCCTACGCGCTCCCGATGA